A genome region from Flavobacterium sp. CFS9 includes the following:
- the hisD gene encoding histidinol dehydrogenase, whose protein sequence is MNKINNPKPDTWSEILKRPTKTIDDIEVTVKEIFKEVQKKGDEAVAKYTSIFDGIALENYEVSTEEIQEAINSISEELKAAIQLAKENIYKFHSAQKSDKISIETTEGVNCWQEKRPIQKIGLYIPGGTAPLFSTVLMLAIPAGIAGCKEIVLCSPPDKSGKINPAILYAANLCGVTKILKVGGIQAIAGMTFGTKSIPKVYKIFGPGNQFVTVAKQLATQFGVAIDMPAGPSELLVVADDTAVPAFVASDLLSQAEHGTDSQVILVSTSKRLIEAVEKEIQFQIEELPRKAIAKKAIENSKLIYVENDQIALDLINEYGPEHFIICSQYDDFYCNGIINAGSVFIGNYTPESAGDYASGTNHTLPTNGYAKNYSGVNLDSFVKSMTFQKISKEGIQKIGSAIEIMAEAEGLQAHKNAVTLRLKSLKERV, encoded by the coding sequence ATGAATAAAATAAACAATCCGAAACCAGATACCTGGTCAGAAATACTAAAAAGACCAACGAAAACAATCGATGATATCGAAGTCACCGTAAAGGAAATCTTTAAAGAAGTACAGAAAAAAGGTGATGAAGCTGTTGCTAAATACACTTCAATTTTTGATGGAATCGCTTTGGAAAACTATGAAGTATCTACTGAAGAAATTCAGGAAGCCATTAATAGTATTTCAGAGGAACTAAAAGCAGCAATTCAGTTAGCAAAAGAAAATATATATAAATTTCACAGCGCTCAGAAATCAGATAAGATCTCAATTGAAACGACTGAAGGAGTAAACTGCTGGCAGGAAAAAAGACCCATTCAGAAAATTGGTTTGTACATTCCGGGAGGAACAGCACCCTTATTCTCAACCGTTTTAATGTTGGCTATTCCTGCCGGAATTGCAGGCTGTAAAGAAATAGTGTTATGTTCTCCGCCTGACAAATCTGGAAAAATAAACCCTGCAATTCTATATGCTGCTAATTTATGTGGTGTCACCAAAATCTTAAAAGTAGGCGGAATTCAGGCGATTGCAGGAATGACGTTTGGAACAAAATCAATCCCTAAAGTATATAAAATTTTCGGACCGGGAAATCAGTTTGTAACTGTGGCAAAACAACTGGCCACTCAATTTGGAGTAGCCATCGATATGCCGGCAGGACCCTCAGAATTATTGGTCGTTGCTGATGATACTGCTGTACCGGCATTTGTTGCCTCCGATCTACTTTCTCAGGCAGAGCACGGAACAGACAGTCAGGTGATTCTGGTTTCTACTTCCAAGAGATTGATTGAAGCCGTTGAAAAGGAGATTCAATTTCAAATCGAAGAACTTCCCCGTAAAGCAATTGCTAAGAAAGCCATTGAAAATTCAAAGCTAATTTATGTAGAAAACGATCAGATCGCTTTAGATCTAATTAACGAATATGGACCGGAACACTTTATAATTTGTTCGCAATACGATGATTTCTACTGTAACGGAATTATCAACGCGGGTTCTGTATTTATAGGTAATTACACCCCTGAAAGCGCAGGAGACTATGCGTCAGGAACCAATCATACTTTGCCAACAAACGGTTATGCTAAAAACTACAGTGGCGTAAATCTGGACAGTTTTGTAAAATCAATGACCTTTCAGAAAATATCGAAAGAAGGAATTCAGAAAATTGGCAGCGCTATTGAAATTATGGCTGAAGCTGAAGGATTACAGGCTCACAAGAATGCC
- the hisG gene encoding ATP phosphoribosyltransferase, producing MSTLKIAIQKSGRLNEDSIQILKDCGISINNGNDQLKAEASNFPLEVLYLRNSDIPQYLIDGVVDLAIVGDNLLVEKGRQIEVIQKLGFSKCKVSVAVPKTFEYNSIQDLSGLRIATSYPNTVNEYFNSFGLTVDIHQISGSVEIAPNIGLADAIVDIVSSGSTLFKNNLKEVEVILKSEAVLAVSPKVSPEIQKHIDTLKFRIQSVLRARNSKYILMNVPNNKIEAIGKILPVLRSLTVLPLAQEGWSSVHSVIDKDTFWDVIDKLKDEGAEGILVCPIEKMVL from the coding sequence ATGAGTACATTAAAAATTGCAATTCAAAAATCAGGTCGATTAAACGAAGACAGCATTCAAATTCTTAAAGATTGCGGTATTTCGATCAACAACGGAAACGATCAGCTCAAAGCCGAAGCTTCCAACTTTCCTCTGGAAGTTTTATACCTTCGAAACTCAGACATTCCACAATATTTAATTGATGGAGTGGTAGATCTAGCCATCGTTGGTGATAATTTACTGGTTGAGAAAGGCCGACAAATAGAAGTCATTCAAAAACTGGGCTTCTCTAAGTGTAAAGTTTCTGTTGCCGTTCCTAAAACCTTTGAATACAATTCGATACAGGATTTATCAGGTTTACGTATCGCAACTTCATATCCTAATACCGTTAACGAGTATTTTAATTCTTTTGGACTAACAGTCGATATTCACCAAATTTCGGGTTCTGTGGAAATCGCTCCTAATATTGGACTTGCAGATGCTATTGTAGATATTGTTTCCAGCGGAAGTACCTTATTCAAAAACAATTTAAAAGAGGTTGAAGTGATTCTTAAAAGTGAAGCTGTTCTCGCCGTTTCTCCAAAGGTATCTCCTGAAATTCAAAAACACATTGATACTTTAAAATTCAGAATCCAGTCCGTTTTAAGAGCGAGAAACTCCAAATACATCTTAATGAACGTCCCTAACAATAAAATCGAAGCAATTGGAAAAATTCTTCCGGTGCTAAGAAGTCTTACGGTTTTGCCGCTTGCACAGGAAGGATGGAGCAGTGTTCACTCGGTAATTGACAAAGACACCTTTTGGGATGTAATTGACAAATTAAAAGACGAAGGCGCAGAAGGAATTCTGGTTTGTCCAATTGAGAAAATGGTACTTTAA
- a CDS encoding sensor histidine kinase has translation MTQLSFKNRIALNYIITTGLLILAVFSVIYSIVKHTVYSHIDEKIKVEIQNHLQEIKEVKGKVILIDEEEWNEREHNTVDVNPVFVEFLDLNKKIIEKAPNLKTQTLKFNDSVEDFELFDTKMGDHAIRQIQVPLHLKEKKIGYVIVAMSLADSKMVLNNLFEIMSLSFLGILVLLFFIARFFAGRSIKPINEIINTSKIITKDNLKTRIALPRTKDELYTLSKTINNLLNRIEDAIEREKEFTSDASHELRTPLTVIKGTLEVLIRKPRDNKEYEDKINYCIKEVDHLNMLVDQLLLMARFENQKQNINTESVYLNAVILDVFRLNSEKINNQQIKIKFDAPQDFYIESDNFLVITILRNLISNAIKYSHSGGEVTVLLTEENEKTICRISDNGIGIAKQDLDAIFSPFFRSNSTEHPEIKGTGLGLSIVKRVTELLHIKFKMESEIGVGTTVILYFNQNKKALL, from the coding sequence ATGACACAACTTTCTTTTAAAAACAGAATTGCTTTAAATTATATCATTACAACGGGATTATTAATTTTAGCCGTTTTCTCCGTCATTTATTCTATTGTAAAACATACCGTTTATAGTCATATTGATGAGAAAATTAAAGTTGAAATCCAAAATCACCTCCAGGAAATTAAAGAGGTTAAGGGAAAAGTAATTTTAATCGATGAAGAAGAATGGAACGAAAGAGAACACAACACGGTAGATGTAAACCCCGTTTTTGTAGAGTTCCTTGATCTGAATAAAAAAATCATTGAAAAAGCACCGAATCTAAAAACCCAAACCCTTAAGTTCAATGATTCTGTTGAAGATTTTGAACTCTTTGACACCAAAATGGGAGATCATGCGATCCGACAAATTCAGGTTCCGCTTCATCTTAAGGAGAAGAAAATCGGATATGTAATTGTTGCCATGTCTCTGGCGGATTCAAAAATGGTATTGAACAACCTTTTCGAAATAATGTCTCTTTCTTTTTTAGGCATTTTGGTCCTGTTATTTTTTATAGCCCGATTCTTTGCGGGACGAAGCATAAAACCCATCAATGAAATCATTAATACCTCAAAAATCATCACCAAAGACAATCTAAAGACACGCATTGCATTGCCGAGAACTAAAGATGAATTGTATACACTTTCAAAAACGATAAACAACCTTTTAAACCGAATTGAAGATGCAATTGAACGCGAAAAAGAGTTTACGTCTGATGCTTCTCATGAACTAAGAACACCTCTTACTGTTATTAAAGGAACACTTGAAGTTTTAATTCGTAAACCACGTGATAACAAAGAGTATGAAGATAAAATAAACTATTGCATAAAAGAAGTTGATCATCTGAATATGCTTGTAGATCAGCTGCTGTTAATGGCTCGTTTTGAAAATCAGAAGCAAAATATCAATACAGAATCTGTTTATCTCAATGCTGTAATTTTAGACGTTTTCAGATTAAACTCCGAGAAAATTAACAATCAGCAGATTAAAATTAAATTTGATGCTCCTCAGGATTTCTATATTGAGTCGGATAATTTTTTAGTCATTACCATTCTTAGAAATTTAATTTCCAATGCTATTAAATATTCACATAGTGGAGGAGAAGTAACCGTTTTACTCACTGAAGAGAATGAAAAGACAATCTGCAGAATTTCGGATAACGGTATTGGTATCGCCAAGCAGGATTTGGATGCTATTTTTAGTCCGTTTTTTAGGTCTAATTCAACAGAACATCCGGAGATTAAAGGAACTGGATTAGGGCTTTCGATCGTAAAAAGGGTAACAGAATTACTTCATATCAAGTTTAAAATGGAAAGCGAAATAGGAGTAGGGACAACTGTTATTTTATACTTTAATCAAAATAAGAAAGCATTATTATAG
- a CDS encoding response regulator transcription factor: MHILIVEDELGIVQFLQQGLQEEGYQITTANDGSKAFELIHSQHFDLILLDWMLPKINGLDLCRAIRVKDQKTPIIFLTAKDTVQETIEGLKAGANDYIKKPFSFEELVERIKIHFRNQKTSEDLTLGTIKIDLLKHIVLKNNEEVALTQREFELLKYLIQNKGKVCTRNQILKDVWEINFEYDTGVIDVFMNAIRKKLNLKIEEDYIKTIRGIGYIANDL, translated from the coding sequence ATGCACATTCTAATCGTTGAAGATGAGTTAGGTATTGTTCAGTTTCTGCAACAGGGTCTGCAGGAAGAAGGATACCAGATTACGACAGCCAATGATGGCTCTAAAGCTTTTGAACTGATCCACAGCCAACATTTTGATTTAATTTTGTTAGACTGGATGCTTCCTAAAATTAATGGTTTGGATTTGTGCAGAGCCATTAGAGTTAAAGATCAGAAAACTCCAATTATCTTTCTGACAGCAAAAGATACCGTGCAGGAAACGATAGAAGGTCTGAAAGCAGGCGCAAATGATTATATTAAGAAGCCTTTTAGCTTTGAGGAATTGGTTGAACGCATTAAAATTCACTTCAGAAATCAAAAAACATCAGAGGATCTGACTTTAGGGACTATCAAAATTGATCTGTTAAAACATATTGTTCTAAAAAACAATGAAGAAGTTGCGCTGACCCAGAGAGAATTTGAACTCTTAAAATATCTGATTCAGAACAAGGGGAAAGTCTGCACACGAAATCAGATACTAAAAGATGTTTGGGAAATTAACTTCGAATACGACACTGGTGTAATCGATGTTTTTATGAATGCCATCAGAAAAAAACTCAATTTAAAAATTGAAGAAGATTATATTAAAACAATACGTGGTATCGGTTATATCGCTAACGATCTATAA
- a CDS encoding LTA synthase family protein, which yields MYLLKKFSPIYNLAIFYFIVSFLLRIVLFFHPITQSSFTIIQSFKIFVLGLISDFFVFVLASVFLWLYLIFISNSKYNKPSGYIILGFFVVLFIYAASGKSVFDEYGGALPMIVMIFIGIKMALFALLLFLPKLRDKIRYWLFAFVIFLYVLLILQNGLSEYFFWNEFGVKYNFIAVNYLIYTNEVIGNIMESYPVIPIFSALFLVTGIVTYFILKKSRNYIDNIPAISEKAKITAIYLGLFAVSLIAIPTLAKTENSKNVFVNELQANGLYKFYLAFENSKLDYFKFYKTLPDDEAFALLKKQFPTINGNSTKRIITGDSLENHKNVVLITIESYSADFMKMYGNEENITPFLDSLGQKSLLFTNLYATGNRTVRGLEAVTLCLPPTAGESVVKREDNKNKFSTGAIFKKKGYNVKYLYGGDAFFDNMQDFFSGNGYEIVDKSSFTPEEITFSNVWGVCDEDMYNKAIKVMNAEEKENKPFFNHIMTVSNHRPFTYPNNKIDIPGDAKSREGGVKYTDYSLKRFFAMASRQSWFKNTIFVVVADHCASSAGKTELPLDKYRIPGFIYDPNGKPQKYNQLMSQIDVMPTLFGLLSFTYESKFFGQDVLKPDYKPRAFIATYQDMGLIKDNVLTILSPKQQVKQFELKINPKAGIAPEFQIDYNETPKKVDRADLVKETISFYQTASYMLKEKKYQY from the coding sequence ATGTACCTTTTAAAAAAGTTTTCCCCGATCTACAATCTGGCGATATTTTATTTTATCGTTAGTTTTCTGTTAAGAATTGTTTTGTTTTTTCATCCCATAACACAAAGTTCATTTACCATTATTCAGAGCTTTAAAATTTTTGTCCTGGGGCTTATTTCTGATTTTTTTGTTTTTGTACTGGCAAGTGTTTTCTTATGGCTTTATCTGATTTTTATATCCAACTCTAAGTACAACAAACCTTCCGGTTACATCATTCTTGGATTTTTTGTGGTCCTTTTTATATACGCAGCCTCTGGAAAAAGTGTTTTTGACGAATATGGAGGGGCTTTACCAATGATCGTTATGATTTTCATCGGAATTAAGATGGCTCTCTTTGCGCTTTTATTGTTTCTTCCTAAGCTAAGGGATAAAATCAGATATTGGTTATTTGCATTTGTAATTTTTCTCTATGTTTTACTGATTCTGCAAAATGGTTTAAGCGAGTACTTCTTTTGGAATGAGTTTGGTGTGAAGTATAATTTTATTGCAGTAAATTACTTGATTTATACTAATGAGGTTATTGGTAATATCATGGAATCTTACCCTGTCATTCCAATATTTTCTGCTTTATTTTTAGTTACCGGAATCGTTACTTATTTCATTCTTAAAAAGTCCCGAAACTATATTGACAATATTCCAGCTATAAGTGAAAAAGCAAAAATTACGGCTATTTATCTTGGTTTATTTGCTGTTTCATTAATTGCTATCCCAACGCTGGCGAAAACGGAAAACTCAAAGAATGTTTTTGTTAACGAGTTACAGGCTAATGGTCTTTATAAATTTTATCTGGCCTTTGAGAACAGTAAACTGGATTATTTCAAATTCTACAAGACTCTACCTGACGATGAGGCTTTTGCACTTCTAAAAAAACAGTTTCCTACTATTAACGGAAACAGTACTAAAAGAATTATTACCGGAGATTCACTTGAAAATCATAAAAATGTTGTTCTGATTACTATTGAAAGTTATAGTGCTGATTTTATGAAGATGTATGGAAATGAAGAAAACATTACTCCTTTCTTAGACAGTCTGGGTCAAAAAAGTCTTCTTTTTACCAATTTGTATGCGACAGGAAACCGAACCGTTCGCGGACTGGAAGCGGTTACTTTATGCTTGCCTCCAACCGCGGGTGAAAGTGTTGTAAAAAGAGAAGACAATAAAAATAAATTTTCTACAGGAGCTATTTTTAAGAAAAAAGGATATAATGTAAAGTATTTGTATGGCGGAGATGCTTTCTTCGATAATATGCAGGATTTCTTTTCCGGTAATGGTTATGAAATTGTAGACAAGTCAAGTTTCACACCCGAAGAAATTACCTTTTCCAATGTTTGGGGTGTTTGTGATGAAGATATGTACAATAAAGCGATAAAGGTTATGAATGCTGAGGAAAAGGAAAACAAGCCTTTCTTTAATCATATTATGACGGTGAGCAATCACAGACCTTTTACGTATCCAAATAATAAAATTGATATTCCAGGTGATGCGAAATCTCGTGAAGGCGGTGTTAAGTATACAGATTATTCACTGAAGAGATTCTTTGCAATGGCAAGCAGGCAATCCTGGTTTAAGAATACCATTTTTGTTGTGGTAGCGGATCATTGTGCCTCAAGTGCAGGAAAAACGGAACTTCCTTTAGATAAGTATAGAATTCCGGGGTTTATTTATGATCCGAATGGAAAACCACAAAAATACAATCAGTTAATGTCGCAAATTGATGTGATGCCAACGCTTTTTGGATTATTAAGCTTTACTTATGAAAGTAAGTTTTTTGGTCAGGATGTTTTAAAACCGGATTATAAACCAAGAGCTTTTATAGCTACCTATCAGGACATGGGGCTAATAAAAGACAATGTTCTGACGATTTTGTCGCCTAAACAGCAGGTAAAACAGTTTGAATTAAAAATCAATCCGAAAGCGGGTATTGCTCCGGAATTTCAAATTGATTACAACGAAACTCCAAAGAAAGTGGATAGAGCTGATTTGGTAAAAGAAACTATTTCTTTTTATCAAACGGCTTCCTATATGCTGAAAGAGAAGAAATATCAGTATTAG
- a CDS encoding zinc dependent phospholipase C family protein, whose product MKNLKMKPRLIALFALAIGFLTLSWGMVGHERINKAAVMALPHPLQVFFYNHIDFITQEASVPDIRKYALNYKDENPRHYFDMESFGNAADIPQTLEAAKQKYDAKFLNENGILPWYMEEMMAKLTKAFKDKNRAEILFLAADLGHYVGDAHMPLHTSSNHDGQLTDQKGIHSLWESKLPELFVKNYKLNVPQAQYYEDVHKAIWDMINDTHSLVQPLLDVDKKLRTATPENETFKMGADGKVEKSKYNTPVFSDEYAKKLHKELNGMVENQMKKAIVATSSFWYTAWVNAGKPDLSDLDAFELTQRNNQALKDDARLFQQGNLFGMKNQND is encoded by the coding sequence ATGAAAAACTTAAAAATGAAACCAAGACTAATCGCATTGTTCGCATTGGCAATTGGTTTTTTGACATTGTCCTGGGGGATGGTTGGTCACGAACGCATTAATAAAGCCGCAGTTATGGCTTTACCACACCCGCTTCAGGTATTCTTCTACAATCATATCGATTTTATTACACAGGAAGCTTCTGTACCGGACATTAGAAAATATGCCTTGAATTATAAAGATGAAAACCCAAGACATTATTTTGACATGGAAAGTTTTGGTAACGCAGCCGATATTCCACAGACTTTAGAAGCAGCAAAACAGAAGTACGACGCCAAATTCTTAAACGAGAACGGAATCCTGCCTTGGTATATGGAAGAGATGATGGCAAAACTAACCAAAGCTTTTAAAGATAAAAACAGAGCTGAAATTTTGTTTTTAGCGGCAGATTTAGGTCATTACGTTGGTGATGCACACATGCCACTGCATACTTCTTCCAATCATGACGGGCAGTTAACTGATCAAAAGGGAATTCATTCACTTTGGGAAAGCAAACTTCCGGAATTATTTGTTAAAAACTACAAATTAAACGTTCCACAAGCACAGTATTATGAAGATGTTCACAAGGCAATCTGGGATATGATTAATGACACTCACAGTTTAGTTCAGCCTTTATTGGATGTAGATAAAAAATTAAGAACAGCAACTCCGGAAAATGAGACTTTTAAAATGGGTGCTGATGGGAAAGTAGAAAAGAGCAAATACAATACACCTGTTTTCTCTGACGAATATGCTAAAAAACTGCACAAAGAGTTAAACGGAATGGTAGAGAATCAAATGAAAAAAGCCATTGTAGCAACATCAAGTTTTTGGTATACAGCATGGGTAAATGCAGGAAAACCTGATTTGAGTGATTTAGATGCATTTGAGCTGACACAAAGAAACAATCAAGCTTTAAAAGATGATGCCAGACTGTTTCAACAAGGAAACTTATTTGGAATGAAAAATCAAAATGATTAA
- a CDS encoding YeiH family protein produces MKTKQQTSVHFFEINQYMQQAIFAFIIVLCLFSIVSPPIALLLGVILVNVFGNPFEKFNAVAITFLLQFSVVGLGFGMNATAALSAGKEGFLLTVLSIFSTLILGTFLGKWFKTEKKTSHLISCGTAICGGSAIAAIAPVIKSNESQTSIALGVIFILNSIALFIFPFIGHQLDLSQKDFGLWCAIAIHDTSSVVGAANKYGTEALQIATTVKLARALWIIPISLLTAILFKNKNSKIKIPYFIGLFILAMLFNTYVPQTAVIAPHIVSIAKIGLTITLFLIGATLSINTLKSVGIKPLIQGVVLWIFIAVLALVSILYFH; encoded by the coding sequence TTGAAAACGAAACAACAAACATCGGTACATTTTTTTGAAATTAATCAATACATGCAACAGGCAATTTTTGCTTTCATCATTGTTCTATGCTTATTTTCAATTGTTTCACCTCCAATTGCTTTATTATTAGGGGTAATTCTGGTAAATGTCTTTGGAAATCCATTTGAAAAGTTCAATGCAGTAGCGATTACTTTTTTACTTCAATTTTCAGTTGTAGGGTTAGGCTTCGGAATGAATGCTACTGCAGCGCTCTCTGCCGGAAAAGAAGGATTTTTACTTACTGTATTATCTATTTTCAGCACTTTAATTTTAGGAACTTTCTTAGGGAAATGGTTCAAAACCGAGAAGAAAACCTCTCATTTAATTTCCTGTGGAACCGCTATTTGCGGAGGAAGCGCCATTGCAGCCATCGCACCGGTAATTAAATCTAATGAGAGTCAGACATCGATTGCTTTGGGAGTTATATTTATCCTTAACTCTATTGCATTATTCATCTTTCCATTTATCGGTCATCAACTGGATTTGTCACAAAAAGACTTTGGACTATGGTGTGCTATAGCCATTCACGACACCAGTTCTGTCGTAGGAGCAGCCAATAAATATGGTACAGAAGCTTTACAAATTGCAACTACGGTAAAATTGGCAAGAGCATTATGGATCATACCAATATCTCTGTTAACGGCTATACTTTTTAAAAATAAAAATTCTAAAATAAAAATTCCGTACTTCATTGGTTTATTCATTCTAGCCATGCTTTTCAATACTTATGTGCCACAAACGGCTGTCATAGCACCACACATTGTTTCAATTGCCAAAATCGGTCTTACCATAACTTTATTCCTGATAGGAGCTACTTTAAGTATCAATACTTTAAAATCTGTCGGAATTAAACCATTGATACAAGGAGTTGTTCTTTGGATATTTATTGCAGTTCTGGCACTTGTATCGATATTATACTTTCACTAA
- a CDS encoding LysR family transcriptional regulator: MDFRLKVFYTVALRLNFTKAATELYISQPAVSKHIQELEEAYKTKLFERNGSKIALTPAGEILLKHTKNIFEIYREIDFEMSSFINDRQGLLRLGASTTISQYIISPVLARFHQKEKDIKVNLLNGNTEQIENALIHKEIEIGIVEGQSKNQSIKYTPFLKDELVLVCNTKNPLIKQNEISLEDLKSMKFITRERGSGTLEVIEYALKQVGIKISDLQIEMQLGSTESIKSYLLNSDCLAFMSIHAVGKELKNNELMVLDVANLSVERYFYIITLMGKPNALAELFIQNLSSYYNLEL, from the coding sequence ATGGATTTCAGGCTAAAAGTATTCTACACCGTTGCACTCCGCCTTAACTTTACTAAAGCGGCAACTGAATTATATATTTCACAGCCAGCGGTTTCCAAACACATTCAAGAACTTGAAGAAGCTTATAAAACCAAACTTTTCGAACGAAACGGTTCTAAAATTGCTTTAACTCCGGCAGGAGAAATTCTGCTGAAACACACCAAAAACATCTTTGAGATCTATCGCGAAATAGACTTCGAAATGAGCAGTTTTATTAACGATCGTCAAGGATTACTGAGGTTGGGAGCAAGTACAACGATTTCTCAGTACATTATTTCACCGGTTTTGGCACGTTTTCATCAAAAGGAGAAAGACATCAAAGTCAATCTACTCAACGGAAATACAGAACAAATTGAGAATGCCTTAATCCATAAAGAAATCGAAATTGGAATTGTCGAAGGACAGTCTAAAAACCAATCGATTAAATACACTCCCTTTTTAAAAGACGAACTGGTACTGGTTTGCAATACCAAAAATCCGCTGATTAAACAAAATGAAATTTCATTAGAAGATCTGAAATCGATGAAATTCATCACCCGTGAGCGTGGATCGGGAACACTTGAAGTTATAGAATACGCCCTGAAACAAGTTGGGATAAAAATAAGTGATCTGCAAATCGAAATGCAATTAGGAAGTACCGAAAGCATCAAATCATATCTTTTAAATTCTGATTGTCTGGCTTTTATGTCCATTCATGCAGTAGGTAAGGAGCTTAAAAACAATGAACTAATGGTACTTGACGTCGCTAATTTGTCTGTAGAACGCTATTTTTACATTATTACTTTAATGGGAAAGCCTAACGCATTAGCAGAGCTGTTTATTCAAAACTTGTCTTCTTACTATAACTTGGAGCTATAG